In Parasegetibacter sp. NRK P23, a single genomic region encodes these proteins:
- a CDS encoding acyltransferase family protein — protein MKRYYSLDVFRGATVALMILVNNPGSWSHIYPPLQHASWHGCTPTDLVFPFFLFAVGNAMAFVMPKLQEAGPAVFWRKVIKRTLLIFGIGLLLNWSPFVAWQQGALTLKPLENLRIFGVLQRIALCYFFASVLVFYLGPKKAFVASGIILLVYWYLCVQFGTPGDPYSLEGFFGTHLDRALLPSSHLYKGEGVSFDPEGLASTLPAITQVVFGYLTGYTILNKGKEFSMLSTLLLSGFLLLVTGWIWDTMFPINKKIWTSSYVLYTSGLAMLTLSAMIYLIEFRGAKGGITRFFDVFGKNPLFIFVLSGFLPRALGLIRIPNGMKEDGTPKYQSPFNWFYENVCAPISDDPRNGSLLYALVLIVFYWLIVYVLDKRKIYIRV, from the coding sequence TTGAAAAGATACTACTCCCTCGACGTGTTCCGGGGCGCCACGGTGGCCCTCATGATCCTGGTGAACAACCCCGGTAGCTGGTCGCATATTTACCCGCCCCTGCAGCACGCCTCCTGGCACGGGTGCACGCCCACCGACCTGGTTTTCCCGTTTTTCCTTTTCGCCGTGGGCAACGCCATGGCGTTTGTAATGCCCAAACTGCAGGAAGCCGGACCAGCCGTTTTCTGGAGAAAAGTCATCAAAAGGACCCTGCTCATCTTCGGGATCGGACTGCTCCTCAACTGGTCGCCATTCGTGGCGTGGCAGCAAGGGGCGCTAACGCTGAAACCACTGGAGAACCTGCGCATATTCGGCGTGCTGCAACGTATCGCCCTGTGCTACTTTTTCGCTTCTGTACTTGTGTTTTATCTCGGTCCCAAAAAAGCATTCGTGGCCAGCGGCATCATCTTACTGGTGTATTGGTACCTGTGCGTGCAGTTCGGTACGCCCGGTGATCCTTATTCGTTAGAAGGATTCTTCGGTACCCACCTCGACCGTGCACTGCTTCCCTCCTCGCATCTGTATAAAGGAGAAGGCGTGTCTTTCGACCCGGAAGGACTGGCCAGCACCCTGCCCGCCATTACCCAGGTGGTGTTCGGTTACCTTACCGGATATACAATTCTGAACAAAGGGAAGGAATTCAGTATGCTTTCCACCCTCCTGCTTTCAGGATTCCTGTTGCTGGTAACGGGCTGGATCTGGGATACCATGTTCCCCATCAACAAAAAAATCTGGACCAGTTCTTACGTATTGTATACCTCGGGACTGGCCATGCTCACGCTCTCCGCCATGATCTACCTGATTGAGTTCCGCGGCGCTAAAGGTGGCATCACGCGCTTCTTCGATGTATTCGGAAAGAACCCCCTGTTCATTTTCGTGCTGAGTGGGTTTTTACCCCGGGCACTCGGGCTGATCCGTATCCCCAACGGGATGAAGGAAGACGGAACACCAAAATACCAGAGCCCGTTTAACTGGTTCTACGAAAACGTCTGCGCGCCAATTTCTGATGATCCGAGAAACGGCTCGCTGCTGTACGCGTTGGTGCTGATCGTATTTTACTGGCTCATTGTTTATGTACTGGATAAGCGAAAAATTTATATCAGGGTGTAA
- a CDS encoding metallophosphoesterase, protein MLKKLILYLSHKFASRPDKARICSALSELLNDLGKAQPQKGIRIPYDPFQHKWIIFSDQHKGAGNGADDFRKAEQNYLTALGHYNTENYGLISLGDSEEFWENPLVSAVKKQNPKSIEAEKKFLQRQAFVKVVGNHDIYWKNDPLAPWEIKKWYGEKVPVYEAVLLEPAHPEWSTSIFMAHGHQGDGASDGNPFSAWFVSKIWAPLQSWLKINPNTPAYDTAMKTAHNQLMYEWAAQQKNVLLITGHTHQPVFDSLTRLERLYHLLSEARSKGDHAEEEKVLAEIRKRTKEEGTTGIDYTKILPVYFNTGCCCYNDGDITGIELSDGMIRLVKWTKGKREPLEERAILLPASSRYLHPASHP, encoded by the coding sequence ATGCTGAAAAAACTCATCCTCTACCTCTCTCATAAATTCGCTTCCCGGCCCGATAAGGCACGGATATGCTCCGCACTTTCCGAACTCCTGAATGATCTTGGGAAAGCACAACCCCAAAAGGGTATCCGCATTCCCTATGATCCTTTTCAGCACAAATGGATCATCTTTTCCGATCAGCACAAAGGGGCGGGGAACGGCGCAGATGATTTTCGGAAAGCGGAGCAGAATTACCTTACCGCACTGGGCCACTACAATACGGAAAATTATGGCCTGATCAGTCTCGGCGACAGCGAAGAATTCTGGGAGAATCCCCTTGTTTCCGCAGTAAAAAAACAAAATCCCAAAAGCATTGAGGCGGAGAAAAAATTCCTTCAGCGCCAGGCTTTTGTGAAAGTAGTGGGCAACCACGATATATATTGGAAGAACGATCCGCTCGCGCCCTGGGAAATCAAAAAATGGTACGGCGAAAAAGTGCCGGTATATGAAGCGGTATTGCTGGAACCGGCGCACCCGGAATGGAGCACTTCCATCTTTATGGCACACGGCCACCAGGGCGATGGCGCCAGCGACGGAAACCCATTCAGCGCCTGGTTCGTTTCCAAAATATGGGCGCCGTTGCAAAGCTGGCTGAAGATCAATCCCAACACACCCGCCTACGATACGGCCATGAAAACCGCCCACAACCAACTGATGTATGAATGGGCCGCGCAACAAAAGAATGTACTGCTGATAACCGGCCACACGCACCAACCCGTATTTGACTCCCTCACCAGGCTCGAGAGGTTATACCACCTGCTGAGTGAAGCCCGTTCAAAAGGAGATCATGCCGAAGAAGAAAAGGTACTGGCGGAAATAAGAAAACGCACAAAGGAAGAAGGAACTACCGGCATAGACTACACGAAAATACTCCCGGTATATTTTAATACGGGCTGCTGTTGTTATAATGATGGCGATATTACCGGCATCGAACTGAGCGATGGCATGATCCGGCTGGTGAAATGGACCAAGGGGAAAAGGGAGCCGCTGGAAGAAAGGGCTATTCTTCTTCCCGCGTCCAGCCGGTATCTGCATCCAGCTTCGCATCCATAA